The following proteins come from a genomic window of Candidatus Bathyarchaeota archaeon:
- a CDS encoding NADH-quinone oxidoreductase subunit J, producing the protein MNAGIIDYLLIILAIAFSILATQYKELNRAIGFFAVTNVIISIIFYILGAPYIAVFQLLVYAGAVTVLFLTALHTLGGEANEK; encoded by the coding sequence ATGAATGCAGGAATAATTGATTACTTACTTATAATTTTAGCTATAGCTTTTTCTATTTTAGCTACACAATATAAGGAATTAAATAGAGCAATAGGTTTTTTCGCTGTTACTAACGTTATAATCTCAATTATTTTTTATATTCTTGGAGCACCCTACATAGCTGTATTTCAGCTTTTAGTTTATGCTGGAGCTGTTACAGTATTATTTTTAACTGCTTTGCATACTTTAGGAGGGGAAGCAAATGAAAAATAA
- a CDS encoding NADH-quinone oxidoreductase subunit A translates to MSIESILWSPVVLFIVSIIAAAIIYGIGGAISPKPKVTQDKLSPYACGEDFPPEKARFSITLYNYAALFLIFDVVAMAVILSMGLSALTQPLILTLTLSYIAVMFISLLVLARRK, encoded by the coding sequence ATGAGTATAGAAAGCATTCTTTGGTCTCCTGTAGTTCTATTTATAGTTTCAATAATTGCAGCAGCAATTATATATGGAATTGGAGGTGCTATATCCCCAAAACCAAAAGTTACACAAGATAAATTATCTCCTTATGCTTGTGGAGAAGATTTCCCCCCAGAAAAAGCTAGATTCTCTATTACTCTTTATAATTACGCTGCTTTATTTTTAATTTTTGATGTTGTGGCTATGGCTGTAATTTTATCCATGGGATTATCTGCGTTAACTCAACCGTTAATTTTAACTTTAACCTTATCATATATAGCTGTTATGTTTATCTCTTTATTAGTCTTGGCTAGAAGAAAGTAA
- a CDS encoding NADH-quinone oxidoreductase subunit H gives MVIVETVVNTLKLIIFPGFIFIIFLSLFYEWIDRKFYAKLQNRVGPLYTGPFGLLQPLADFIKLLSKEDITPAAVDKLFFISAPLLALALMLTGVLFLPVMNTFGIISFNGDVIAAIAIMTLFCILVFLSGLGSLNRFGIVGAERAVSQLLGYEIPMTLAIASVALTANSLKISEIVLKQSSWWFIFGPQALGFAIFIIAAQAELERVPFDIPEAEQEIVAGWITEFSGRKLALFRLARDVELVYVSGLAATFYLGGPLGPVIPGFEYILFPIYFIIKTVIILLIISIIRAVFARLRIDQMVNFSWKYLVPISLLQLFLVRIII, from the coding sequence ATGGTAATTGTTGAAACTGTTGTAAACACACTTAAATTAATTATCTTCCCCGGCTTCATATTTATAATATTTTTAAGCTTATTTTATGAATGGATAGATAGAAAATTTTATGCTAAGCTTCAAAATAGAGTTGGGCCTCTTTATACAGGACCTTTTGGTCTTCTTCAACCGCTTGCAGATTTTATTAAGCTTCTTTCAAAAGAAGATATTACGCCTGCTGCTGTTGATAAACTATTCTTCATATCTGCACCATTACTAGCCTTAGCTTTAATGCTAACCGGCGTCCTCTTTTTACCGGTTATGAATACATTCGGGATAATATCGTTCAATGGAGATGTAATAGCAGCTATAGCTATAATGACGCTTTTTTGTATTTTAGTTTTCCTGTCTGGATTAGGTTCACTAAATAGATTTGGTATTGTTGGAGCTGAAAGAGCAGTAAGTCAATTGCTTGGCTATGAAATCCCAATGACACTTGCCATAGCTAGCGTAGCGTTAACCGCAAACTCATTAAAAATCTCTGAGATAGTTCTTAAGCAATCTTCATGGTGGTTTATTTTTGGGCCTCAAGCATTAGGATTCGCAATATTTATTATTGCTGCTCAAGCAGAACTTGAACGTGTTCCATTTGATATTCCTGAAGCTGAACAAGAGATAGTGGCTGGTTGGATCACAGAGTTCTCTGGAAGGAAACTTGCGCTTTTCAGATTAGCTAGAGATGTTGAACTTGTTTATGTTTCAGGTTTAGCTGCAACATTTTATTTGGGTGGACCATTAGGTCCAGTAATCCCAGGATTTGAATACATTTTATTCCCGATATACTTTATAATAAAAACTGTTATTATTCTTCTTATAATTTCAATTATTAGAGCGGTATTTGCTAGGTTAAGAATTGATCAAATGGTTAATTTTTCATGGAAATATTTAGTACCAATATCTTTACTTCAGTTGTTTTTAGTTAGAATCATAATTTAA
- a CDS encoding NADH-quinone oxidoreductase subunit C, translated as MNNEEMLIEELKNIFKEKIKEAKIQRSRRIFITVPKEYYREVIEYLAKNKSVTHISTITGVDVGKEIEVLPHFFGVGAEITIKTSVPKDNPELDSLADIFPASIFYEREVYDLLGVKFKGNPNLVRLLLPDDWPEGVYPLRKDFKVERKSG; from the coding sequence GTGAATAATGAAGAAATGTTAATTGAAGAATTAAAAAATATTTTTAAAGAAAAGATCAAAGAAGCTAAAATTCAAAGAAGTAGACGTATATTTATAACTGTACCAAAAGAATATTATAGAGAGGTAATTGAATATCTCGCCAAAAATAAAAGTGTAACCCACATCTCAACTATTACTGGAGTTGATGTTGGAAAAGAAATAGAAGTTTTACCTCATTTTTTTGGGGTAGGAGCAGAAATAACTATAAAAACTTCTGTTCCAAAAGATAACCCTGAACTAGATAGTTTAGCTGATATTTTCCCCGCTTCAATATTTTATGAACGGGAAGTTTATGATCTTTTAGGAGTAAAGTTTAAAGGCAACCCTAATCTTGTAAGGCTTCTTCTTCCTGATGATTGGCCTGAAGGAGTATACCCATTAAGGAAAGATTTTAAAGTTGAAAGAAAAAGTGGATAG
- a CDS encoding NADH-quinone oxidoreductase subunit K: protein MVEIWQTYMFCSFILAVIGLYTIISMRNMIRTIIGVEIITIAVNLNFLALGFRNGFVDSLAQSIVFTSIVIGAAIAAVALTLIVNVYRHYGTLDLKKIRKLRW from the coding sequence ATGGTTGAAATTTGGCAAACTTATATGTTTTGCAGCTTTATATTAGCTGTTATAGGATTATACACTATAATTTCAATGAGAAACATGATTAGAACAATTATAGGCGTAGAAATAATAACTATTGCAGTAAACTTAAACTTTTTAGCTTTAGGTTTTAGAAACGGTTTTGTAGACTCTTTAGCTCAATCAATAGTTTTTACTTCTATAGTTATTGGAGCTGCTATAGCAGCTGTAGCTTTAACGTTAATAGTAAATGTTTATAGGCATTACGGTACGCTAGATTTAAAGAAAATTAGAAAGTTGAGGTGGTAA